One part of the Magnetovibrio sp. PR-2 genome encodes these proteins:
- a CDS encoding MinD/ParA family protein yields MANETTTPEKTPTSPAKKGKGQNIIAVASGKGGVGKTFLAITLANALANKERKVLLFDGDLGLANLDIQLGLMPQQDLGSVIAGRLTLNQAVLPFPVGGFDIIAGRSGSGGLANIPTSRLQMLNEDMALLAQAYDHVILDLGAGVERTVRQLTHNVGTCLVVATDEPTSLTDAYAFIKLTHMERPQLDIRIVINAANSTREGERTYNTLLKACEGFLKISPPLLGVVRRDPKVRETIKAQVPLLTRYPNAEAAQDIAVIARKLVEDE; encoded by the coding sequence ATGGCAAACGAAACAACCACACCCGAGAAAACACCGACCTCACCTGCGAAAAAGGGCAAGGGGCAAAATATTATTGCTGTCGCATCCGGCAAAGGCGGCGTGGGCAAGACCTTCTTGGCCATCACGCTGGCCAACGCGCTGGCCAACAAAGAACGCAAGGTCTTGTTGTTTGACGGCGATTTGGGGCTTGCCAACTTGGACATTCAATTGGGCTTGATGCCGCAGCAAGACCTGGGTTCTGTCATCGCTGGCCGTTTGACGCTCAACCAAGCTGTCTTGCCGTTCCCGGTGGGCGGCTTTGACATTATCGCTGGGCGCTCCGGATCTGGGGGCTTGGCAAACATTCCCACGTCCCGCCTGCAGATGCTCAACGAAGACATGGCGCTGTTGGCGCAAGCCTATGATCATGTGATCTTGGACCTTGGTGCAGGCGTAGAACGCACAGTGCGCCAACTCACCCACAATGTGGGAACTTGCTTGGTGGTGGCGACGGACGAACCGACATCGCTGACGGACGCGTATGCCTTTATCAAGCTCACCCACATGGAACGTCCCCAGTTGGACATTCGCATTGTCATCAATGCAGCTAACTCGACGCGTGAAGGGGAGCGAACCTACAACACGCTGCTGAAAGCTTGTGAAGGATTTCTTAAGATTTCCCCGCCATTATTAGGGGTCGTGCGCCGTGATCCGAAGGTGCGCGAGACCATCAAGGCCCAAGTGCCTCTGTTGACCCGTTACCCCAACGCAGAAGCCGCCCAGGATATCGCCGTCATTGCACGCAAGCTGGTGGAAGACGAATAA
- the ctrA gene encoding response regulator transcription factor CtrA — protein MRVLLVEDDPAMAQSVELMLKTAGMVVDATDLGEDGLEIGKLYDYDIIILDLMLPDMDGLEVLRRLRDARVETPVLILSGLTESEMKVKGLGTGADDYLTKPFDKEELLARIQAIVRRSQGHSQSIIKTGKLAVNLDASTVDVEGAPIHLTGKEYGILELLSLRKGTTLTKEMFLNHLYGGMDEPELKIIDVFICKLRKKLADATDGDNYIETVWGRGYVLRDPEEGAQAKEA, from the coding sequence ATGCGCGTGTTGCTTGTAGAAGACGATCCAGCCATGGCCCAAAGCGTCGAATTGATGCTGAAAACGGCCGGTATGGTGGTGGACGCGACTGATCTTGGGGAAGACGGTCTGGAAATCGGTAAACTGTACGACTACGACATTATTATCCTGGATCTGATGCTCCCGGATATGGATGGTCTGGAAGTCCTGCGCCGTTTACGCGATGCCCGGGTGGAAACCCCTGTGTTGATTCTGTCCGGTTTGACCGAGTCTGAGATGAAGGTTAAAGGTCTGGGCACCGGTGCGGATGATTACCTGACCAAGCCGTTCGACAAAGAAGAACTGCTGGCCCGTATTCAAGCCATCGTCCGTCGCAGCCAAGGCCACAGCCAATCCATCATTAAGACCGGAAAGCTGGCGGTGAACCTGGATGCCTCCACTGTTGATGTGGAAGGTGCACCCATTCACCTCACGGGCAAAGAATACGGCATTTTGGAACTGTTAAGCCTGCGCAAAGGCACGACATTGACCAAAGAGATGTTCTTAAACCACCTCTACGGCGGTATGGATGAGCCTGAGCTCAAGATCATCGACGTGTTTATCTGCAAACTGCGCAAAAAACTCGCCGATGCGACCGACGGTGACAACTACATCGAAACGGTGTGGGGACGCGGTTATGTTCTGCGCGACCCGGAAGAAGGCGCGCAAGCCAAAGAGGCTTAA
- the flbD gene encoding sigma-54-dependent transcriptional regulator FlbD: MRLLIIGTLDGQVGAASKIALSRGAKVNHVDTVEAGLDFLRSGGGADLVLADVQEDLSTLVGSLESERIAVPVVACGVGNDTQAAVRAIKAGAKEYIPLPPDAELIGAVLTAVAEENSDFIHTDPRMDDVVKLADQIAPSDASIMITGPSGTGKEMMARYLHMKSKRREGPFIAVNCAAIPENLLESELFGHEKGAFTGAVARRIGKFEEANAGTILLDEISEMDPRLQAKLLRVLQEREIDRVGSNKPVKVDVRILATSNRNMEQHVQSGGFREDLYFRLNVVSLDLPPLNERPDDIIALGRHFAAKYAEANGIQARGLSEDVQKLLLAHPWPGNVRELENTVHRAVLLASGDEIGPDAILLSESGFGTPSPASSAAAASSGADADAASMVGKTVSEVERELIISTLSHCLGNRTHAATILGISIRTLRNKLKQYNEDGYAVPSPGGADGEQPNL; encoded by the coding sequence ATGCGATTGCTCATTATTGGAACATTGGACGGACAGGTCGGCGCGGCTAGCAAGATCGCGCTGTCGCGTGGTGCCAAGGTCAATCATGTGGACACGGTCGAAGCCGGTTTGGACTTCCTGCGATCAGGCGGCGGTGCCGACTTGGTTTTGGCCGACGTTCAAGAAGACCTGAGCACATTGGTCGGGAGTCTTGAATCTGAACGTATCGCCGTGCCCGTGGTGGCCTGCGGTGTGGGCAACGACACACAAGCCGCCGTGCGTGCCATCAAAGCAGGGGCAAAAGAATACATCCCCCTGCCCCCCGACGCCGAATTGATCGGCGCGGTCTTAACGGCGGTCGCCGAAGAAAATTCGGATTTCATCCATACCGACCCGCGCATGGACGATGTCGTCAAGCTGGCCGACCAAATCGCGCCTTCGGATGCGTCGATCATGATCACCGGCCCCAGCGGCACGGGTAAAGAAATGATGGCGCGCTACCTTCATATGAAAAGCAAGCGCCGCGAAGGCCCGTTCATCGCCGTCAACTGCGCAGCCATTCCGGAAAACCTGTTGGAATCCGAATTGTTCGGTCACGAAAAAGGGGCGTTCACGGGTGCCGTCGCACGGCGCATCGGCAAGTTCGAAGAAGCCAACGCCGGCACCATCTTGTTGGATGAGATCAGCGAAATGGACCCGCGCCTGCAGGCCAAGCTCTTGCGGGTCTTGCAAGAACGCGAAATTGATCGTGTGGGTTCGAACAAGCCGGTCAAGGTTGATGTGCGTATCTTGGCGACGTCCAACCGCAACATGGAACAACATGTCCAAAGCGGTGGTTTTCGCGAAGATTTGTACTTCCGCTTGAACGTCGTCAGCTTGGACTTGCCGCCCTTGAATGAGCGTCCCGACGACATCATCGCGCTGGGCCGTCACTTTGCGGCCAAATACGCTGAAGCCAACGGCATTCAGGCACGCGGTCTCTCTGAGGACGTGCAAAAGCTGTTGTTGGCACACCCCTGGCCTGGCAATGTCCGTGAACTGGAAAACACCGTGCATCGCGCCGTTCTGTTGGCGTCGGGCGACGAAATCGGTCCCGATGCAATTTTGTTGAGCGAGTCCGGTTTTGGTACGCCAAGCCCTGCATCGAGCGCTGCGGCGGCGTCTTCTGGCGCAGATGCGGACGCTGCGTCCATGGTCGGAAAGACTGTTTCCGAAGTCGAACGCGAACTGATCATCAGCACGCTGAGCCATTGCTTGGGCAATCGCACGCATGCGGCCACCATTTTGGGCATTTCGATCCGCACGCTGCGCAACAAGTTAAAACAGTACAACGAAGACGGCTACGCCGTGCCGTCACCGGGCGGTGCCGACGGTGAACAGCCGAACCTTTAG
- the fliI gene encoding flagellar protein export ATPase FliI yields MPIYVNNIINEVERLPDFEIYGQVAAVVGLLVEVSGVEGVFSIGDHCDILARDKHRIACEVIGFREDRALLMPFGPLDGVSLGCRVEVSSAEPVIYPTEGWLGRVVDAFGHPIDGKGPLPNGNHAYPVQNEPPPAHLRKRVGGKLDLGVRAMNTFLTCCMGQRMGIFAGSGVGKSTLMSMMARNTDAQVNVIGLVGERGREAREFIEDDLGEEGLARSVVIVATSNEPPLVRRQAAYATLAVAEFFRDRQNEVLCLMDSVTRFAMAQREISLSVGEPPASKGYTPSVFAELPRLLERAGPGQEGQGDITGLFTVLVEGDDHNEPVADAVRGILDGHVVLDREIAERGRFPAVNILKSVSRTMPDCNTSEQNALVNRAKRLISTYDDMSELIRLGAYRRGTDPQVDEAIFFNEPLETFLTQNKGDSNTFDECYGRLANILNQPVNNAQPPQQGTPVQMGSTQPQAVPPGQGAPQGTPGGQPGQQLGQQPGQQPGNLMPEMPTVSNLSTNMDDH; encoded by the coding sequence GTGCCAATTTACGTCAACAACATCATCAACGAAGTCGAACGCTTGCCGGATTTTGAAATCTACGGGCAGGTGGCGGCGGTCGTGGGTCTGTTGGTTGAGGTCTCCGGCGTGGAAGGTGTGTTCTCCATTGGCGACCACTGCGACATTTTAGCGCGCGACAAACACCGCATTGCTTGTGAAGTCATCGGCTTTCGCGAAGACCGGGCGCTGTTGATGCCGTTTGGTCCTTTGGACGGTGTTAGCTTGGGCTGTCGCGTTGAGGTGAGCTCTGCCGAGCCCGTGATTTATCCCACCGAAGGCTGGTTGGGCCGCGTGGTGGATGCGTTCGGCCACCCCATCGATGGCAAAGGTCCGCTGCCCAACGGCAATCATGCTTACCCTGTGCAGAACGAACCGCCGCCCGCGCACTTGCGCAAACGCGTTGGCGGCAAGCTGGATTTGGGCGTGCGCGCCATGAACACGTTTTTGACGTGTTGCATGGGCCAACGCATGGGCATTTTTGCCGGTTCCGGCGTGGGTAAGTCGACCTTGATGTCGATGATGGCGCGCAACACCGATGCCCAGGTCAACGTTATCGGACTGGTGGGCGAACGTGGTCGTGAAGCGCGTGAATTTATCGAAGACGATTTGGGCGAAGAAGGTTTGGCACGCTCCGTCGTGATCGTGGCGACGTCGAACGAACCGCCCCTGGTGCGTCGCCAAGCGGCCTATGCGACTTTGGCGGTGGCTGAGTTTTTCCGGGATCGTCAAAACGAAGTTCTGTGTTTGATGGATTCTGTCACCCGCTTCGCCATGGCGCAGCGTGAAATTTCTTTGTCGGTGGGCGAGCCCCCGGCGTCCAAAGGTTATACGCCGTCCGTCTTTGCCGAGTTGCCGCGCCTGTTGGAACGTGCCGGCCCCGGTCAAGAAGGGCAAGGTGACATCACCGGGCTGTTTACGGTCTTGGTCGAAGGCGACGACCACAACGAACCGGTGGCCGATGCTGTGCGCGGTATCTTGGACGGTCACGTGGTGCTGGATCGCGAAATTGCGGAACGGGGTCGCTTTCCGGCCGTGAACATCCTCAAAAGCGTGTCGCGGACCATGCCCGATTGCAATACGTCGGAACAAAATGCGCTGGTCAACCGGGCGAAGCGTTTGATTTCCACCTATGACGATATGTCCGAGCTGATCCGTTTGGGGGCCTATCGGCGTGGCACGGACCCACAAGTGGACGAAGCGATTTTCTTCAATGAGCCGTTGGAAACGTTCCTGACGCAGAACAAGGGCGACAGCAATACCTTTGACGAATGTTATGGGCGCTTGGCCAACATTTTGAACCAGCCCGTGAACAACGCCCAGCCGCCGCAACAAGGAACGCCTGTGCAAATGGGCTCTACCCAACCCCAAGCCGTACCGCCTGGGCAAGGTGCACCCCAAGGCACTCCAGGGGGGCAGCCGGGCCAACAACTGGGCCAACAACCGGGCCAACAACCGGGTAACTTGATGCCGGAAATGCCGACAGTCAGCAATTTGTCGACCAATATGGATGACCACTAA
- a CDS encoding protein-glutamate methylesterase/protein-glutamine glutaminase: MVVDDSAVIRGLITRMLEGDSELTVTASVGNGQLAVNQLTRKPGEIDVVILDIEMPVMDGLTALPLLLKADPNVKVIMASTLTKRNAEVSMKALSLGATEYVPKPSTARELSGENDFRMELLNKVKGLGIVHRQQVGKPMPKATPGATPAAKPAAGAAPAAPKAEGWKVNKSSEVQLRQAGTNKPDIIAIGSSTGGPQALFEFLKALPKTLNLPIVITQHMPATFTSILAEHITRMSGWPCAEATDGAVLEPGKILLAPGDYHMIVTQKGPQRAVKLTQDPPENFCRPAVDPMFRSIAQVYGGRVLGVILTGMGNDGSKGAQHLIDAGGTVIAQDEKTSVVWGMPGAAAAAGVCSAVLPLGELAGHATNFINRTR, translated from the coding sequence ATGGTCGTTGACGATTCGGCTGTGATCCGGGGCTTGATCACGCGCATGCTTGAAGGGGATTCAGAGCTAACCGTGACGGCATCTGTTGGTAACGGGCAGTTGGCGGTCAATCAGTTGACCCGCAAGCCCGGTGAGATCGATGTGGTCATTCTCGACATCGAAATGCCGGTCATGGATGGGCTCACGGCGCTTCCGCTGTTGTTGAAGGCGGACCCCAACGTCAAAGTGATTATGGCGTCCACGCTGACAAAGCGCAACGCCGAGGTCAGCATGAAGGCCTTGAGCTTAGGCGCGACCGAATATGTGCCCAAGCCGTCCACGGCGCGTGAACTTAGCGGCGAAAACGATTTCCGTATGGAGCTGTTGAACAAGGTCAAAGGTCTTGGCATTGTCCATCGTCAACAAGTCGGCAAACCGATGCCGAAAGCTACACCCGGAGCGACCCCGGCGGCAAAGCCAGCTGCGGGGGCTGCGCCCGCGGCACCCAAGGCCGAAGGCTGGAAGGTCAACAAATCCAGCGAAGTTCAATTGCGCCAAGCCGGCACCAACAAACCCGATATCATCGCCATTGGCAGTTCCACCGGCGGACCGCAAGCTCTGTTCGAGTTTTTGAAAGCCCTGCCCAAGACATTAAACTTGCCAATCGTGATCACACAGCACATGCCTGCGACGTTTACGTCAATTTTGGCTGAACACATCACCCGCATGTCCGGCTGGCCGTGCGCGGAAGCCACCGATGGCGCCGTGTTGGAGCCCGGCAAGATTTTGTTGGCCCCCGGCGACTATCATATGATCGTCACGCAAAAAGGCCCGCAACGTGCGGTGAAGCTCACTCAAGATCCGCCGGAAAACTTCTGTCGTCCTGCGGTTGACCCGATGTTCCGCTCCATTGCCCAGGTCTATGGCGGTCGTGTGTTGGGCGTGATCTTGACGGGCATGGGCAATGACGGATCCAAAGGCGCGCAGCATTTGATCGATGCGGGCGGAACCGTGATTGCGCAAGATGAAAAGACTTCGGTCGTCTGGGGTATGCCTGGTGCCGCCGCTGCCGCCGGCGTGTGCAGTGCCGTTCTGCCGTTGGGTGAACTGGCCGGACACGCGACCAATTTCATCAATCGCACCCGCTAA
- a CDS encoding flagellar FliJ family protein — protein MAANMKNLIRLHEWNVDEKRRKLGELLRLQGELEDQIKQLEEDLVLQQAAAAADPTLAGLTYGVYAQQAIERRENLQDSINQMDIVIGYAQDELSDAYQELKKYETVDRNRQRRYEMEQNRREQIQLDEVAMNQHRRRKAQAG, from the coding sequence GTGGCTGCCAATATGAAGAACCTGATCCGCTTGCACGAATGGAACGTGGACGAAAAGCGCCGCAAACTGGGCGAGCTTTTGCGTCTGCAGGGTGAGCTGGAAGATCAGATCAAACAGTTGGAAGAAGATTTGGTCCTCCAACAGGCCGCCGCCGCCGCCGACCCGACGTTGGCAGGATTGACTTACGGTGTGTATGCTCAGCAAGCCATTGAGCGCCGCGAAAACTTGCAAGATTCCATCAACCAGATGGACATTGTCATCGGTTATGCCCAAGACGAGTTGTCGGACGCGTATCAAGAGCTGAAGAAATACGAGACGGTGGACCGCAACCGCCAGCGCCGCTACGAGATGGAACAAAACCGTCGCGAACAAATCCAGTTGGACGAAGTTGCCATGAACCAGCACCGACGCAGGAAAGCGCAGGCTGGATAA
- a CDS encoding CheR family methyltransferase: protein MASGYFEFIRDFLKNHSGLVVTPEKMYLLETRLMPLVREHGYASIDALVDVIRNNPHHPLATEISEAMNTHESLFFRDREPFDTFRDTIVPEVLKRRSGQRKLRIWCAACSSGQEPYSLAMILDEMTDELKGWRVEIIATDISRSVLDRAQEGMFSQFEVQRGLPVKMLMKYFKQHGEFWQLSSEIRAKVTFRQQNLLQNLGALGTFDMVMCRNVLIYFDLETKAQVLESIGEVLSPDGVVFLGSSESTMGITEKLWPVKSGRGVYKHKDGPTCLVEPS from the coding sequence ATGGCGTCTGGATATTTCGAGTTCATCCGCGATTTCCTCAAAAACCATTCCGGTTTGGTGGTGACGCCGGAAAAAATGTACTTGCTGGAAACCCGCTTGATGCCGCTGGTGCGGGAACACGGGTATGCCTCCATCGACGCGTTGGTCGACGTTATTCGCAATAATCCCCACCACCCGCTTGCCACCGAAATATCTGAGGCCATGAATACCCATGAATCGCTGTTTTTCAGGGATCGTGAGCCGTTCGATACCTTTCGCGACACCATCGTGCCGGAAGTGTTGAAGCGCCGTTCTGGACAGCGCAAGCTCCGCATCTGGTGTGCGGCGTGTTCCTCCGGCCAAGAGCCGTATTCGCTTGCCATGATCTTGGATGAAATGACCGATGAACTGAAAGGCTGGCGGGTGGAAATTATCGCCACCGATATTTCCCGCTCTGTTCTGGACCGGGCGCAAGAAGGGATGTTCAGTCAGTTCGAAGTCCAGCGCGGCCTGCCCGTGAAGATGTTGATGAAGTACTTCAAACAACACGGTGAGTTTTGGCAACTCAGCAGCGAGATCCGCGCGAAGGTCACGTTTCGTCAACAAAATCTGCTGCAAAATTTAGGGGCACTGGGCACGTTCGACATGGTGATGTGTCGAAACGTGCTGATTTATTTTGATTTGGAAACCAAGGCCCAGGTGTTGGAAAGCATTGGCGAGGTACTTAGCCCCGATGGGGTTGTATTCTTGGGCAGCTCAGAATCGACCATGGGGATCACCGAAAAACTGTGGCCGGTGAAAAGCGGGCGCGGGGTTTACAAACACAAAGACGGCCCCACCTGTTTGGTGGAGCCGTCTTAA
- a CDS encoding 2-hydroxychromene-2-carboxylate isomerase, with protein sequence MAEIDFWYEFASPYSYLSAMRIEDEAAKVGVTVNWKPLLLGPIFKDQGFQDSPFNAFPLKREYMWRDMERCAAELGLAFQKPQTFPANSLMAARLSLLGASEGWANTITKAIYAAYFGEGKDVADREMLRDLVDKHIPGDADDILARAQSAENKTALRDQVEQARTLGIFGAPMFVCVDELFWGNDRLDMALKFAAAPN encoded by the coding sequence ATGGCTGAGATCGACTTCTGGTACGAATTTGCCAGCCCCTATTCATATCTGTCCGCCATGCGCATCGAAGACGAAGCCGCCAAGGTAGGCGTCACAGTCAACTGGAAGCCCCTGTTGCTGGGGCCCATTTTTAAAGACCAAGGCTTTCAGGACAGCCCGTTTAATGCGTTTCCGTTAAAACGCGAATACATGTGGCGCGATATGGAACGCTGTGCGGCGGAGCTGGGCTTAGCGTTTCAAAAGCCCCAAACCTTTCCCGCCAACAGCTTGATGGCTGCACGCCTTTCGCTCTTGGGAGCATCAGAAGGATGGGCGAACACCATCACCAAAGCCATCTATGCGGCCTATTTCGGTGAAGGCAAAGACGTGGCCGATCGGGAAATGTTGAGAGATTTGGTGGATAAACACATCCCCGGCGATGCAGATGACATACTTGCGCGCGCTCAATCGGCTGAGAACAAAACCGCCCTGCGCGATCAAGTCGAACAGGCGCGAACGCTCGGCATCTTCGGCGCGCCCATGTTCGTCTGTGTTGATGAACTGTTTTGGGGCAATGATCGTTTGGACATGGCGCTTAAGTTTGCTGCGGCGCCAAACTAA
- the flhA gene encoding flagellar biosynthesis protein FlhA, translated as MADETPQTAAAPAAGGGDFLSALRDFAGVISKRGDIMMALGVVAILVVLILPLPTWLLDASLAFSITFSVMILMTALFIERPLEFNTFPTILLLATMIRLALNLASTRLILAHGHEGTDAAGQVIQAFGGFVMGGNFVIGIIVFIILVLVNFIVITKGSGRIAEVSARFTLDAMPGKQMAIDADLSTGLIDEEQARTRRKDLEDESTFFGSMDGASKFVRGDAIAGLLITFINVIAGMIIGVAQHDMSFADAANNFTRLTVGDGLVTQIPALVVSTAAGMMVTKAGVTGATEKALFKQVGGQPRALGVTSFLLGALALLPGIPFFPFMFLSVITGVTAFVTNRMQERVKTEEFEAAQALKVEEAEAIPEEPISTALKIDLMRLELGYGLLSLINNPRDGKRLTDQIKALRRQIAQEMGFVMPSVRIQDNMQLEANTYIIRTKEIEAGRGELHPNMLLVMDPRGEEITLPGEKTVEPTFGLPAMWIDEQNREEALFRGYTVVDPSTVITTHLTEVIKDNMPELLSYAETQKLLDELDDDHKKLIEDMIPNQISMGGTQRVLQNLLTERVSIRDLPTILEGISEACGMTRNVTMITEHVRARLARQISDMNTNDEGVIVLLSLSPEWEQRFAESLVGQGDDRQLSMPPTYLQEFIAQLRTAYERQAMMGEVPALLTSPGIRPYVRSIIERFRPATVVMSQNEIHPKAKIKTVGQV; from the coding sequence ATGGCAGACGAAACCCCACAAACAGCCGCTGCGCCAGCCGCAGGCGGCGGAGATTTTCTCAGCGCACTTCGTGATTTCGCCGGCGTAATTTCCAAACGTGGCGACATCATGATGGCCCTGGGTGTGGTCGCCATTTTGGTGGTCTTGATCCTGCCCTTGCCGACGTGGTTGCTGGATGCCAGCTTGGCGTTTTCCATCACCTTTTCCGTGATGATTTTGATGACCGCGCTGTTTATCGAGCGGCCGCTGGAATTCAATACGTTCCCGACCATTTTGCTGTTGGCAACGATGATCCGCTTGGCGCTGAACTTGGCGTCCACGCGTTTGATTTTGGCCCATGGTCACGAAGGCACTGACGCTGCGGGACAGGTCATTCAGGCCTTTGGCGGGTTCGTCATGGGCGGCAACTTCGTTATCGGCATCATCGTCTTTATCATCTTGGTCTTGGTCAACTTCATCGTGATCACCAAGGGTTCGGGACGGATCGCCGAAGTGTCGGCACGTTTCACCTTGGATGCCATGCCCGGCAAACAAATGGCCATCGATGCCGATCTTTCGACAGGACTGATCGACGAAGAACAAGCGCGCACACGGCGCAAAGACCTGGAAGACGAAAGCACCTTCTTTGGGTCCATGGACGGTGCGTCGAAGTTCGTCCGTGGCGACGCCATCGCCGGTTTGCTGATTACCTTCATCAACGTGATTGCCGGTATGATCATCGGTGTTGCCCAGCACGACATGAGCTTTGCCGACGCCGCCAACAACTTTACCCGCTTGACCGTCGGTGACGGTCTGGTGACGCAAATCCCGGCACTAGTGGTGTCCACCGCCGCCGGTATGATGGTCACCAAAGCAGGCGTGACGGGGGCCACGGAAAAAGCCCTGTTCAAACAAGTCGGCGGCCAGCCCCGCGCCTTGGGCGTGACGTCGTTCTTGCTGGGGGCATTGGCCTTGCTGCCGGGCATTCCGTTTTTCCCGTTTATGTTTCTCAGTGTCATCACCGGGGTCACGGCGTTCGTCACCAACCGGATGCAAGAACGCGTCAAAACCGAAGAGTTCGAAGCAGCCCAGGCCCTGAAGGTAGAAGAGGCCGAAGCCATACCGGAAGAACCGATTTCCACAGCGCTCAAAATCGACCTCATGCGCTTGGAACTGGGTTATGGCCTGCTGTCTTTGATCAACAACCCGCGCGACGGCAAACGCCTGACGGATCAAATCAAAGCGCTCCGCCGTCAGATCGCCCAGGAAATGGGCTTCGTCATGCCGTCCGTGCGCATCCAAGACAACATGCAACTGGAAGCCAACACCTACATTATCCGCACCAAAGAAATCGAAGCCGGTCGGGGCGAGCTGCACCCCAACATGTTGTTGGTGATGGATCCGCGCGGCGAAGAGATCACCCTTCCCGGCGAAAAAACCGTGGAGCCCACCTTTGGCCTGCCCGCCATGTGGATCGACGAGCAAAACCGCGAAGAAGCCCTGTTCCGCGGCTACACTGTGGTTGACCCGTCCACCGTGATTACCACGCATCTCACTGAAGTCATCAAAGACAACATGCCCGAATTGTTGTCCTACGCCGAAACGCAGAAGCTGTTGGACGAATTGGACGACGATCACAAAAAGCTCATCGAAGACATGATCCCCAACCAAATTTCCATGGGTGGGACGCAACGTGTCTTGCAAAACTTGCTCACCGAACGTGTGTCGATCCGCGATTTGCCGACCATCTTGGAAGGCATTTCCGAAGCCTGTGGCATGACCCGCAACGTCACCATGATCACCGAACACGTGCGCGCCCGCTTGGCGCGCCAAATCAGCGACATGAACACCAACGACGAAGGTGTCATCGTGTTGCTGTCGCTGTCGCCGGAATGGGAACAACGTTTTGCCGAAAGCTTGGTCGGTCAAGGCGACGACCGTCAGCTGTCCATGCCGCCGACCTATCTGCAAGAATTCATCGCTCAGCTGCGCACGGCCTACGAACGCCAAGCCATGATGGGCGAAGTTCCGGCACTGTTGACCAGCCCGGGCATCCGCCCCTATGTGCGCTCCATTATCGAACGCTTCCGCCCGGCGACTGTGGTCATGAGCCAAAACGAAATTCACCCCAAAGCGAAAATCAAGACTGTTGGACAAGTGTAA
- a CDS encoding response regulator: protein MKSCLIVDDSKVIRMVAKKIMQDLDFETVEAADGQQALDACKQAMPDAVLLDWNMPVMSGIEYLRELRVLPGGDKPVVVFCTTENDIEHIQEAIEAGANEYIMKPFDSEIIQAKFTQVGLL, encoded by the coding sequence ATGAAATCTTGTCTCATTGTGGACGATTCCAAGGTCATCCGCATGGTTGCAAAGAAAATCATGCAGGATTTAGACTTTGAAACCGTAGAAGCGGCTGACGGACAGCAGGCGCTGGATGCCTGCAAACAAGCCATGCCAGATGCGGTGTTGTTGGATTGGAATATGCCCGTGATGAGTGGTATCGAATACTTGCGCGAGCTGCGGGTTTTGCCAGGGGGCGATAAACCCGTCGTGGTGTTTTGCACCACCGAAAACGACATTGAGCATATTCAAGAAGCGATCGAAGCGGGGGCGAACGAATACATCATGAAGCCTTTCGATAGCGAGATCATTCAAGCCAAGTTCACGCAAGTGGGCTTGCTTTAA